The following nucleotide sequence is from Peribacillus sp. ACCC06369.
GGAATTCGAAGCTCCGATTCCGGAAGAGTTTGAAAATCTAATTAATCAATTACGTAGAAGTAAGGATTGACAAATACGTTTTTCTGATATATTATAATAACAACTTAATAAGAACCTTTAACACAGTTCAGAGAGACTGAGAAGGAAACGGATACGCAATGTGGGATAATTATACCCATGGCGATAAAATCCTCATGCCTTCTTGGCATGAGGATTTTTTGTTGAAACAGACCTATCAGAAAAAAGGAATCGGGGTGGCCGACATGTTGAATGAGAAAGCCATAGTACTTGATGAGCAGGCCATTAGCAGAGCCTTGACGAGAATTGCCCATGAAATTATTGAGAAGAATAAGGGGATTGAAGATTGCGTCTTAATCGGGATACGCACACGCGGGATTTTCCTTGCTGACCGACTCGCAAAGCGCATCAATCAAATAGAAGGTAAGGAAATAGAGCTGGGTGAACTGGATATTACACTTTATCGCGATGACCTCTCAAAAAAGACCAATGATGGGGAACCCATCGTAAAAGGTTCAGACATCCCGGTCAATATCAGCGACAAGAAAGTGATTTTAGTGGATGATGTCCTTTTCACCGGCAGGACCGTTAGAGCGGCAATGGATGCTCTGGTGGATTTGGGAAGACCTTCGCAAATCCAGCTTGCCGTATTAGTGGATAGGGGACATAGGGAACTGCCTATACGTGCAGATTTCGTCGGGAAAAACGTTCCGACTTCCCAATCTGAAAAAATTACCGTTACTTTAACAGAAGTAGATGAAGTAGATCAAGTTACTATATTAGAAAACTAAACAACATGAAAATTTCATATCACCCTTTTAAAGACAGTCCAGAGAGGCTGGCAAAGGGGAGTCAATCGGGAGAGTTGTGCCATGCATAGGCATTCACCTTCTGAGAAACCCTCTTTGTATATACTGCAAAGAGGGTTTTTGCAGTTTTGATGCAATTTTCATGAGGGGGATACGAAAATGGAAGAAACAAAAAGTGACATCGTACTGGATGTCGAGGACGTGCCAAAGGTTGGCCAGTGGATTACGTTAAGCATCCAGCATTTGTTCGCCATGTTCGGTGCAACGGTGCTAGTGCCATTCCTGGTAGGGTTAAGTCCAGCGGTAGCACTGGTTTCAAGCGGATTAGGCACACTTTCTTACTTATTGATTACCAAAGGGCAGATACCTGCTTATCTCGGTTCATCTTTCGCCTTCATTACGCCAATCATCGCGGCAAAGGCTTTAGGAGGTCCGGAGGCGGCCATGATCGGCTGTTTTGCAGCAGGATTCATATATGGGATAGTAGCTTTGATCATCCAAAAAGTCGGGTTGCGCTGGTTAATGAATTTACTTCCTCCGGTTGTGGTGGGTCCGGTCATTATCGTAATCGGATTAAGCCTTGCCGGAACGGCCGTGGAAATGGCAATGTATGATCCACAAGATAAATACAGCGTCACATATATAGTTATAGCGCTGATCACTTTAGCGGTAACCATTATCTGCAACGTGTTCTTTAAGGGATTCATCAACTTGATTCCCATCTTAATGGGAATCATAGTGGGCTACAGCTGTTCGGCAGTTGCAGGAATAATAGATTATGAACCTATCAAGTCAGCACAATGGTGGGAAATGCCTGACTTCATGTTTCCATATGTAACCTATACACCGACCTTCTCATGGGAGGTCATTGCCATCATGGTACCCGTTGCCATCGTGACTTTATCAGAACATATCGGGCACCAGATGGTACTGAGCAAAGTAGTTGGCAGAAACTTTTTGGAAAAGCCCGGTTTGCATCGTTCGATTTTAGGAGATG
It contains:
- the pyrR gene encoding bifunctional pyr operon transcriptional regulator/uracil phosphoribosyltransferase PyrR: MLNEKAIVLDEQAISRALTRIAHEIIEKNKGIEDCVLIGIRTRGIFLADRLAKRINQIEGKEIELGELDITLYRDDLSKKTNDGEPIVKGSDIPVNISDKKVILVDDVLFTGRTVRAAMDALVDLGRPSQIQLAVLVDRGHRELPIRADFVGKNVPTSQSEKITVTLTEVDEVDQVTILEN
- a CDS encoding solute carrier family 23 protein, yielding MEETKSDIVLDVEDVPKVGQWITLSIQHLFAMFGATVLVPFLVGLSPAVALVSSGLGTLSYLLITKGQIPAYLGSSFAFITPIIAAKALGGPEAAMIGCFAAGFIYGIVALIIQKVGLRWLMNLLPPVVVGPVIIVIGLSLAGTAVEMAMYDPQDKYSVTYIVIALITLAVTIICNVFFKGFINLIPILMGIIVGYSCSAVAGIIDYEPIKSAQWWEMPDFMFPYVTYTPTFSWEVIAIMVPVAIVTLSEHIGHQMVLSKVVGRNFLEKPGLHRSILGDGAGIMIGSFIGGPPLTSYGENIGVLTMTKAFSVYIIGGAALTAIIFGFNGKISAVISSIPTAVMGGISILLFGIIASSGLRMLIDNKVDFDKKRNLMIASVILVLGIGGAFVQLSDTVSLSGMALSAIVGILLNLILPDREKISGDIFEK